One window of Lawsonibacter asaccharolyticus genomic DNA carries:
- a CDS encoding replicative DNA helicase: MVLEEEELLLKQLPHSVEAEQAVLGSMLIDPRCVPDVIEQLRPEDFYIRQNREIYETIYSMFNFSLTIDPVTVLENMRKNGVYDENVSRNYILQLMDTTPTAANVGEYVAIIKDKTLLRRIAETAGDMTAMVQQGTDSGQDVLEAAEQRVYAIRQGRAARGLTPISAVLLDVYDRLNELAASDAAVPGLSTGLGDLDLAISGLNKSDLILLAARPGMGKTSMALNILLHAGKFSGKSVAFFSLEMSREQLVLRLISNESFVDNKKLVTGKLNESDWEKVAAAADALNRTKILIDDDSTVSVADINAKCRRVEDLGLVVIDYLQLMTSAGGKERSGDNRQQIVSDISRALKIMAKELNVPVLCLSQLSRANESRTNKRPMLSDLRESGAIEQDADIVMFLYREDYYEKESENHNLAECIIAKNRHGETRTVELQWLPEYTTFSSIDRTHEEY, translated from the coding sequence ATGGTGCTGGAAGAGGAAGAGCTGCTCCTTAAGCAGCTCCCCCATTCTGTGGAGGCGGAGCAGGCCGTGCTGGGCTCCATGCTCATCGACCCCCGCTGTGTCCCGGATGTGATCGAGCAGCTCCGGCCGGAGGACTTCTATATCCGGCAGAACCGGGAGATCTACGAGACCATTTACTCCATGTTCAACTTCTCCCTCACCATCGACCCGGTGACGGTGCTGGAGAACATGCGGAAAAACGGGGTCTACGACGAGAATGTCTCCCGCAACTACATCCTCCAGCTGATGGACACCACGCCCACTGCGGCCAACGTGGGGGAGTACGTGGCCATCATCAAGGACAAGACCCTGCTGCGGCGCATCGCCGAGACGGCGGGGGACATGACCGCTATGGTCCAGCAGGGCACAGACAGCGGCCAGGACGTGCTGGAGGCGGCGGAGCAGCGGGTCTACGCCATCCGGCAGGGGCGGGCCGCCCGGGGACTGACACCCATCTCCGCGGTGCTGCTGGATGTGTATGACCGGCTCAATGAGCTGGCCGCCAGCGATGCGGCGGTGCCCGGCCTGTCCACCGGACTGGGGGACCTGGATCTGGCCATCTCCGGCCTGAACAAGTCCGACCTGATCCTGCTGGCCGCCCGGCCCGGCATGGGAAAGACCTCCATGGCGCTGAACATCCTGCTCCACGCGGGCAAGTTCTCCGGGAAGAGCGTGGCCTTTTTCTCCCTGGAGATGAGCCGGGAGCAGCTGGTGCTGCGCCTGATCTCCAACGAATCCTTTGTGGACAACAAAAAGCTGGTGACCGGAAAGCTCAATGAGAGCGACTGGGAGAAAGTGGCCGCCGCCGCCGACGCCCTGAACCGCACTAAGATCCTCATCGACGACGACTCTACGGTGTCGGTGGCCGATATCAACGCCAAATGCCGCCGGGTGGAGGACCTGGGGCTGGTGGTCATCGACTACCTCCAGCTGATGACCTCCGCCGGCGGAAAGGAGCGCAGCGGCGACAACCGGCAGCAGATCGTCTCCGACATCTCTCGGGCCCTGAAGATCATGGCCAAGGAACTGAACGTGCCGGTGCTGTGCCTGTCTCAGCTCTCCCGTGCCAACGAGAGCCGGACCAATAAGCGGCCCATGCTCTCAGATCTGCGGGAATCGGGGGCCATCGAGCAGGACGCCGATATCGTCATGTTCCTCTACCGGGAGGACTACTACGAGAAAGAATCAGAAAACCACAACCTGGCCGAGTGCATCATCGCCAAAAACCGGCACGGGGAGACCCGGACGGTGGAGCTCCAGTGGCTGCCTGAGTACACCACCTTCTCCTCCATCGACCGGACCCATGAGGAGTATTGA
- a CDS encoding tRNA(Ile)-lysidine synthase, with the protein MAHSSPFHGLNALIETYGMIPPGSTVLCACSGGADSVYLLHRLYLLRERMGFRLAAAHYNHQLRGEESRRDEAFVRRFVAQWCGPAQVDGHELPGVPLYVGRGDVAAQAGELGRGLEETAREMRYAFLRETAAELGGALIATAHTADDNGETILLHLLRGSGLRGLTGIRPVGEGLIRPMLTTTRAQVEEYLRLYGLPHVEDSSNRDESFSRNRLRWQVVPELEDMCPGFARRTAETAALLRTDEDYLTGLAEKAVADLLPRAGTLRLPAAAVGDLPDALAPRAARLLLARLRDGDTDLAAPHLGGVVALCRGRDPSARLDLPEGITARREYEMLVLTRETAPPALEEASLPMPGQLRTGEWTLTCAAAVYQGEPQSGREFWLAGAEGLTVRPRRTGDRLERPGRPGRTVKKIMIDQKLPRHLRDTVPVLDSGGRVAAVAELGPDAAFLPRLGEPCWHITAKRKGEYFMLEKDIQEILFSEEQLAQRVKEIAGEINRDYVGQEIMLVSVLRGSFVFMADLCRRIDLPCTVDFMAVSSYGGGTSSSGQVQITKDLSSDITGKNIIVVEDILDSGNTLSYLLKVLEQRSPASIRLCTLLDKPERRVKPVEVHYSGFTIPDAFVVGYGLDYAEHYRNLPYIGILKPEVYGG; encoded by the coding sequence ATGGCCCATTCCAGCCCGTTCCATGGGCTGAACGCCCTCATCGAGACCTACGGAATGATCCCGCCGGGGAGCACGGTGCTGTGCGCCTGCTCTGGGGGGGCGGACTCGGTGTATCTCCTGCACCGGCTGTACCTGCTCCGGGAGCGGATGGGGTTCCGTCTGGCTGCCGCCCACTACAACCATCAGCTGCGGGGGGAGGAATCCCGGCGGGACGAAGCATTCGTCCGCCGCTTCGTCGCCCAGTGGTGCGGCCCCGCCCAGGTGGACGGACATGAGCTGCCCGGTGTCCCCCTCTATGTGGGCCGGGGCGACGTGGCTGCCCAGGCCGGAGAGCTGGGACGAGGCCTGGAGGAGACCGCCCGGGAGATGCGTTACGCCTTCCTCCGGGAGACCGCGGCAGAGCTGGGCGGAGCCCTGATCGCCACCGCCCACACCGCGGATGACAATGGAGAGACCATCCTGCTCCACCTGCTCCGGGGCAGCGGCCTGCGGGGGCTGACCGGCATCCGCCCGGTGGGGGAGGGGCTGATCCGCCCCATGCTCACCACCACACGGGCCCAGGTGGAGGAATATCTGCGCCTCTACGGACTGCCCCATGTGGAGGACAGCTCCAACAGGGACGAGTCCTTTTCCCGCAACCGCCTGCGCTGGCAGGTGGTGCCGGAGCTGGAGGACATGTGCCCCGGCTTCGCCAGACGGACGGCGGAGACCGCAGCCCTGCTGCGGACAGACGAGGACTACCTCACCGGCCTGGCGGAAAAGGCGGTGGCGGACCTCCTCCCCCGCGCGGGGACCCTCCGCCTGCCCGCGGCAGCGGTGGGGGATCTGCCTGACGCCTTGGCGCCCCGGGCGGCCCGGCTGCTGCTGGCCCGCCTGCGGGACGGAGATACCGATCTGGCCGCCCCCCATCTGGGGGGGGTGGTGGCCCTGTGCCGGGGGAGGGACCCCTCTGCCCGGCTGGATCTGCCGGAGGGCATCACCGCCCGACGGGAGTATGAGATGCTGGTGCTCACCCGGGAGACTGCGCCCCCGGCACTGGAGGAGGCATCCCTCCCCATGCCCGGGCAGCTGCGGACGGGGGAGTGGACCCTGACCTGCGCGGCAGCGGTGTACCAAGGGGAGCCCCAGTCGGGCCGGGAATTCTGGCTGGCTGGGGCAGAGGGGCTCACCGTCCGTCCCCGGAGGACCGGGGACCGGCTGGAGCGTCCGGGCCGTCCGGGCCGAACCGTGAAAAAAATCATGATCGACCAGAAGCTGCCCAGGCACCTGCGGGATACCGTCCCTGTGCTGGACAGCGGCGGCAGGGTGGCTGCGGTGGCGGAGCTGGGGCCGGACGCGGCCTTTCTGCCCCGCCTGGGGGAGCCCTGCTGGCATATTACGGCGAAAAGAAAAGGAGAATATTTCATGTTGGAAAAGGATATCCAGGAAATACTGTTTTCAGAGGAACAGCTGGCCCAGCGGGTGAAGGAGATCGCCGGTGAGATCAACCGGGACTACGTCGGACAGGAGATCATGCTGGTCAGCGTGCTCCGAGGTTCCTTTGTGTTCATGGCGGACCTGTGCCGGCGCATCGATCTGCCCTGTACGGTGGACTTCATGGCGGTGTCCTCCTATGGCGGCGGGACCTCCTCCAGCGGCCAGGTGCAGATCACCAAGGACCTGTCCAGCGACATCACGGGGAAGAACATCATCGTGGTGGAGGATATCCTGGACAGCGGAAACACCCTGAGCTATCTGCTGAAGGTGCTAGAGCAGCGCAGCCCGGCCTCCATCCGGCTGTGTACCCTGCTGGACAAGCCGGAGCGCCGGGTCAAGCCAGTGGAGGTCCACTACTCCGGCTTCACCATTCCAGACGCCTTTGTGGTGGGCTATGGGCTGGATTACGCAGAGCATTACCGGAACCTGCCCTACATCGGCATCCTGAAGCCGGAGGTCTACGGCGGCTGA
- a CDS encoding cell division protein FtsH: protein MVFLKRFSARDLIFYLLAILVMVFTFNAVQQMNEPDDPTYNEIRLLFEQEKVKYFSVEDNVLTLTLRGEGEDTSTLKYHLADFNVFYNDLHELIDSQRQAGIIQDYDYPAGWAEPWWFVYVPYLVILLGFGILMYTMYLRQNTGGGGGGGPSRFGHARTRTLADQGKKVTFNDVAGADEEKEELEEIVEFLRDPQKFTALGARIPKGVLLVGPPGTGKTLIAKAVAGEAGVHFLSISGSDFVELYVGVGASRVRDLFDQAKKDAPAIVFIDEIDAVGRQRGAGLGGGHDEREQTLNQLLVEMDGFGSNEGVIVMAATNRPDILDPALLRPGRFDRQIYVGLPDIKGREEILKVHARKKPLAEDVSLSDVAKATSGFTGADLENLLNEAALLSAREDRRFITRQDLHEAMMKVIAGPEKRSRVVTPHARRLTAYHEAGHAVVIHELDSQDPVHQITIVPRGQAGGMTISLPREDRAYLSKRELEERIAVCLGGRVAEQLVLNDISTGASSDIQKASQTARAMVTKYGMSERLGTIAYGNENDEVFIGRTMAQARTYSEEVAGQIDEEVKAIVDRAYARCEEILTRRRQELELTARYLLVHETMSGEIFQKVFTDPAAPELALPEEDQPAQEG from the coding sequence GTGGTTTTCCTGAAACGGTTCAGCGCGCGGGACCTGATCTTCTATCTGCTGGCCATCCTGGTGATGGTGTTCACCTTCAATGCGGTGCAGCAGATGAACGAGCCGGATGACCCCACTTATAATGAGATCCGCCTGCTCTTTGAGCAGGAGAAGGTGAAGTACTTCTCCGTGGAGGACAATGTGCTCACTCTGACTCTGCGGGGGGAGGGGGAGGACACCTCCACCCTGAAGTACCACCTGGCCGACTTCAATGTGTTCTATAACGACCTGCACGAGCTTATCGACAGCCAGCGCCAGGCTGGGATCATCCAGGACTATGACTACCCCGCCGGCTGGGCGGAGCCTTGGTGGTTCGTCTATGTGCCCTACCTGGTGATCCTGCTGGGCTTCGGCATCCTGATGTACACCATGTATCTGCGGCAGAACACTGGGGGCGGCGGAGGAGGGGGGCCGTCCCGCTTCGGCCATGCCCGCACCCGCACCCTGGCAGACCAGGGGAAGAAGGTCACCTTCAACGATGTGGCCGGTGCGGATGAGGAGAAGGAGGAGTTGGAAGAGATCGTGGAGTTCCTCCGGGACCCCCAGAAGTTCACCGCCCTGGGCGCCCGCATCCCCAAGGGCGTGCTGCTGGTGGGGCCTCCGGGCACGGGCAAGACCCTCATCGCCAAGGCGGTGGCCGGCGAGGCGGGGGTCCACTTCCTGTCCATCTCGGGCTCTGACTTCGTGGAGCTGTATGTGGGTGTGGGTGCCAGCCGGGTGCGGGACCTGTTCGACCAGGCCAAGAAGGACGCCCCCGCCATCGTGTTCATCGACGAGATCGACGCGGTGGGCCGGCAGCGGGGCGCCGGCCTGGGCGGCGGCCACGACGAGCGGGAACAGACCCTGAACCAGCTGCTGGTGGAGATGGACGGCTTTGGCTCCAATGAGGGGGTCATCGTCATGGCGGCCACCAACCGGCCGGACATCCTGGACCCCGCCCTGCTGCGGCCTGGCCGGTTCGACCGCCAGATCTATGTGGGACTGCCCGACATCAAGGGCCGGGAGGAGATCCTGAAGGTCCACGCCCGGAAGAAGCCCCTGGCGGAGGACGTATCCCTCTCCGATGTGGCGAAGGCCACCTCCGGCTTCACCGGTGCGGATCTGGAGAACCTGCTCAATGAGGCGGCTCTGCTCTCTGCCCGGGAGGACCGGCGTTTCATTACCCGCCAGGACCTCCACGAGGCCATGATGAAAGTAATTGCCGGCCCGGAGAAGCGCAGCCGGGTGGTGACGCCCCATGCCAGGCGGCTTACCGCCTACCACGAGGCGGGCCACGCCGTGGTGATCCACGAGCTGGACAGCCAGGACCCCGTGCACCAGATTACCATCGTGCCCCGGGGACAGGCGGGAGGCATGACCATCTCTCTGCCCAGGGAGGACCGGGCCTATCTGTCCAAGCGGGAGCTGGAGGAGCGCATTGCTGTCTGCCTGGGCGGCCGGGTGGCGGAGCAGCTGGTGCTCAACGACATCTCCACCGGTGCCTCCAGCGACATCCAGAAGGCGTCTCAGACTGCCCGGGCTATGGTCACCAAGTACGGCATGAGCGAGCGGCTGGGGACCATCGCCTACGGCAACGAGAACGATGAAGTGTTCATCGGCCGCACCATGGCCCAGGCCCGGACCTACTCCGAGGAGGTGGCAGGCCAGATCGACGAGGAGGTCAAGGCGATCGTGGACCGGGCCTATGCCCGGTGTGAAGAGATCCTGACCCGGCGGCGGCAGGAGCTGGAGCTCACCGCACGCTATCTGCTGGTCCATGAGACCATGAGCGGCGAGATCTTTCAAAAAGTGTTCACTGACCCGGCGGCCCCTGAGCTGGCGCTTCCGGAGGAGGACCAGCCGGCCCAGGAGGGCTGA
- a CDS encoding amino acid ABC transporter ATP-binding protein, which yields MPILEVHHIEKHFGATRVLEDISFDLEQGQALAIIGSSGSGKTTLLRCLNFLETPDQGQIVVQGDTLFDADDPATQRESEVRKKRLHFGLVFQSFNLFPQYTALRNVTLAKELLSQERPDFKANRKQILEEIQAEGRELLAKMGLSDRADHYPSQLSGGQQQRVAIARALALHPDILCFDEPTSALDPELTGEVLKVIRSLAEQKTTMIIVTHEMAFARDVADQVIFMDGGVIVEQGPAHQVIEHPSQERTRQFLSRYAES from the coding sequence ATGCCGATCTTAGAAGTACATCATATTGAAAAGCACTTTGGCGCGACCCGGGTGCTGGAGGACATCAGCTTTGACCTGGAGCAGGGCCAGGCTCTGGCCATCATCGGCTCCTCCGGCAGCGGCAAGACCACCCTGCTGCGGTGCCTGAACTTTCTGGAGACCCCCGACCAGGGGCAGATCGTCGTCCAGGGGGACACTCTGTTCGACGCCGACGATCCCGCCACCCAGCGGGAGAGCGAGGTGCGGAAAAAGCGGCTCCATTTCGGCCTGGTGTTCCAGTCCTTCAACCTGTTCCCCCAGTACACCGCCCTGCGGAACGTCACCCTGGCCAAGGAGCTCCTCAGCCAGGAACGGCCCGACTTCAAAGCCAACCGGAAGCAGATCCTGGAGGAGATCCAGGCCGAGGGCCGGGAGCTGCTGGCCAAGATGGGTCTGAGTGACCGCGCGGACCACTACCCCAGTCAGCTCTCCGGCGGCCAGCAGCAGCGGGTGGCCATCGCCCGGGCCCTGGCCCTCCACCCGGACATCCTTTGCTTTGATGAGCCCACCTCCGCCCTGGACCCGGAGCTCACCGGTGAGGTGCTCAAGGTCATCCGCTCCCTGGCGGAGCAGAAGACCACCATGATCATCGTCACCCACGAGATGGCCTTCGCCCGGGATGTGGCCGATCAGGTCATCTTCATGGATGGCGGCGTCATTGTGGAGCAGGGCCCAGCCCATCAGGTCATCGAGCACCCCTCTCAGGAGCGCACCCGGCAGTTCCTCTCCCGGTATGCGGAGAGTTGA
- a CDS encoding ABC transporter permease, with product MLDFFQSPVTQTVLIALNQGFLVTLELFFVTLIGALPLGLVIAFGSMNRWTPLSRPTRWVLLRRGQEPGRVARALISFRPISLVTRLLVWIVRGTPLILQIIALFYVPGLILEDGSPWPRGEVGRMAAVCVAFIINYAFYFSEIYRGGIQGVPAGQNEAGLVLGMTKRQIFFKVTLLQMVKRIVPPMSNEIITLVKDTSLARAIALQEVIWAAESFMKGNQGISGLWWPLMFTAVYYLAFSAIVTMVLGRLEKKLDYFRV from the coding sequence ATGCTCGACTTTTTTCAATCACCAGTGACCCAGACGGTACTGATAGCCTTGAACCAAGGGTTTCTTGTAACCCTGGAGCTGTTTTTCGTGACCCTGATCGGGGCGCTCCCTCTGGGGCTGGTCATCGCCTTCGGCTCCATGAACCGCTGGACGCCCCTGTCCCGGCCCACCCGGTGGGTCCTGCTCCGCCGGGGGCAGGAGCCCGGCCGGGTGGCCCGGGCGCTCATTTCCTTCCGCCCCATCAGCCTGGTCACCCGTCTGCTGGTCTGGATTGTCCGGGGCACGCCCCTGATCCTGCAGATCATCGCCCTGTTTTATGTGCCCGGTCTGATACTGGAGGATGGCAGCCCATGGCCCCGGGGCGAGGTGGGACGGATGGCGGCGGTATGCGTGGCCTTCATCATCAACTACGCCTTCTATTTTTCCGAGATTTACCGGGGCGGCATCCAGGGGGTGCCGGCGGGGCAGAACGAGGCCGGCCTGGTGCTGGGCATGACCAAGCGGCAGATTTTTTTCAAGGTCACCCTGCTCCAGATGGTCAAGCGCATCGTGCCCCCCATGTCCAACGAGATCATCACCTTGGTCAAGGACACCTCCCTGGCCCGTGCCATTGCGCTGCAGGAGGTCATCTGGGCGGCTGAGTCCTTCATGAAGGGCAATCAGGGGATCTCCGGCCTGTGGTGGCCGCTGATGTTCACGGCGGTCTACTACCTGGCCTTCAGCGCCATCGTGACCATGGTGCTGGGCCGGCTGGAAAAGAAGCTGGACTACTTCCGGGTATAA
- a CDS encoding polyphosphate kinase produces the protein MAREPQPYMQNRELSWLTFNERVLEEARDPSNPLAERLKFVSIFTSNLDEFFMIRVGSLYDMAVMGDDQVDSRTGLLPSQQLEAIYRRAVLLMEQRDQVYAQLQTQLQAYGVCEVSPGQLAGKDKDFLKTYFKTQLLPILSPQIVDINHPFPHLQNKSVYVVARLHGKDRSLFGIVPVPPSAPEVVYLPGEGLRYVRTEQLLLDNLKRVFDPYGVAEKNCVCVTRNADIAPQDEGFDVDDDFRCQMQKLLHKRKRMAVVRLECAAPLSEALSAFLCKRCHVAPAQIFLSRAPMRMGFVHPMLKKLPEPLHSALLYPPFSPQTPPKPKRETYLHLVQRRDLLLSYPFESMEPFLRLIREAASDPSVLSIQITIYRLAQKARLVEYLCAAAENGKEVTAVIELRARFDEQNNIDWSERLEDAGCRVIYGFSDYKIHSKVCLITLKGKSGIQYVTQIGTGNYNEKTSEQYTDLSLITADQGIGLDAAEFFKNMAVGNLEGSYHNLLVSPSNLKQIILLLIGEETARGSHGRIIMKMNSLTDYDVMEKLAEASRAGVRVDLIIRGICCLRPGVPGHTEHISVTSVVGRFLEHSRIYSFGSGENQRLFLGSADMMTRNTQRRVEVICPVYATHTKARLNHILDILLRDTVKARALDSEGSYQKKVPAPGAPGLSSQDFFMDEAVRSCREVEFAARALPSGPLGGLLRRLRRRG, from the coding sequence ATGGCCCGGGAACCCCAACCTTACATGCAGAACCGCGAGCTCTCCTGGCTCACGTTCAATGAGCGGGTGCTGGAAGAGGCCCGCGATCCCTCCAATCCCCTGGCCGAGCGGCTGAAATTTGTCTCCATCTTCACCAGCAACCTGGACGAATTCTTTATGATCCGGGTGGGCAGCCTCTATGACATGGCTGTCATGGGGGACGACCAGGTGGACAGCCGCACCGGCCTGCTCCCCTCCCAGCAGCTGGAGGCCATCTACCGCCGGGCAGTCCTTCTGATGGAGCAGCGGGACCAGGTCTACGCCCAGCTCCAGACCCAGCTCCAGGCCTATGGGGTCTGCGAAGTCTCCCCCGGCCAGCTCGCCGGGAAGGACAAGGACTTTCTCAAGACCTACTTCAAGACCCAGCTGCTCCCCATCCTCTCCCCTCAGATCGTGGACATCAACCACCCCTTCCCTCACCTCCAGAACAAGAGCGTCTATGTGGTGGCCCGCCTCCATGGGAAGGACCGCAGTCTCTTCGGCATCGTCCCTGTGCCTCCCTCCGCCCCCGAGGTAGTCTATCTCCCCGGGGAGGGACTGCGCTATGTGCGCACCGAACAGCTGCTTCTGGATAACCTGAAGCGGGTCTTTGACCCCTACGGCGTGGCGGAGAAAAACTGTGTCTGCGTCACCCGCAACGCCGATATCGCCCCCCAGGACGAGGGCTTTGATGTGGACGATGACTTCCGCTGCCAGATGCAGAAGCTGCTTCACAAGCGCAAACGGATGGCCGTGGTCCGGCTGGAGTGCGCCGCTCCCCTCAGCGAGGCCCTGTCCGCCTTTCTCTGCAAGCGCTGCCACGTCGCCCCCGCCCAGATCTTCCTCTCCCGGGCTCCCATGCGCATGGGGTTTGTCCACCCCATGCTGAAAAAGCTGCCGGAACCCCTCCACAGTGCGCTGCTCTACCCGCCCTTCTCCCCCCAGACGCCCCCCAAGCCCAAGCGGGAGACCTATCTCCACCTGGTCCAGCGCCGGGATCTGCTTCTCAGCTACCCTTTTGAAAGCATGGAGCCCTTCCTCCGCCTGATCCGGGAGGCCGCCTCCGACCCGTCGGTCCTCTCCATCCAGATCACCATCTACCGCCTGGCCCAGAAGGCCCGGCTCGTGGAGTATCTGTGTGCGGCGGCGGAAAACGGTAAGGAGGTCACTGCCGTCATTGAGCTGCGGGCCCGCTTTGATGAGCAGAACAACATCGACTGGTCCGAGCGCCTGGAGGACGCGGGCTGCCGGGTGATCTACGGGTTCAGCGACTATAAGATCCACTCTAAGGTATGTCTCATCACCCTGAAAGGCAAATCCGGCATCCAGTACGTCACCCAGATCGGCACCGGCAACTACAACGAGAAGACCTCAGAGCAGTACACAGACCTCTCCCTCATCACCGCGGATCAGGGCATCGGCCTGGATGCAGCGGAATTTTTCAAAAACATGGCTGTGGGCAATCTGGAGGGCAGCTACCACAACCTCCTGGTCTCCCCCTCCAACCTGAAGCAGATCATCCTCCTGCTCATCGGGGAAGAGACCGCCCGGGGCAGCCACGGCCGCATCATCATGAAGATGAACTCCCTCACCGACTACGATGTCATGGAAAAGCTGGCCGAGGCCTCTCGTGCAGGGGTTCGGGTCGATCTCATCATCCGCGGCATCTGCTGCCTGCGGCCCGGCGTCCCCGGCCACACGGAGCACATCTCCGTCACCAGCGTGGTGGGGCGCTTTTTGGAGCACTCCCGCATCTATAGCTTTGGCTCTGGAGAGAACCAGCGCCTCTTCCTGGGTTCGGCGGACATGATGACCCGCAACACCCAGCGCCGGGTGGAGGTCATCTGTCCCGTCTATGCCACCCACACCAAGGCCCGCTTGAATCACATTCTGGACATCCTGCTGCGGGATACCGTGAAGGCCCGGGCCCTGGACAGTGAAGGGAGCTATCAAAAAAAAGTGCCCGCCCCGGGCGCCCCCGGCCTCTCCTCTCAGGACTTCTTCATGGACGAGGCCGTTCGGAGCTGCCGGGAGGTGGAATTTGCCGCCCGTGCCCTGCCCTCCGGTCCCTTGGGCGGCCTGCTGCGCCGTCTCCGCCGCCGCGGATGA
- a CDS encoding ppxGppA phosphatase family protein, which translates to MYAIIDIGSNTIRLNVYQVEEDGAIHSIFQSKETAGLAGYVREDGSMSREGLDRAADALLRFRSILDALHIENRAVFATASLRNITNSEEAVFQLQERTGLMIRLLSGREEAILDYVGATSGMEEREQGMVLDIGGGSTEWVCFSQGRIRHAASIPLGSLNLYNRCVETLLPSPKEQAKIRKQVKKALDGAPLPDFPCPVICGVGGTIRGAGKLCNYLYKLPAGNRTITLNMVDGLLERFSAPAKADLQILLKIVPERVHTLLPGLVILSTLAHRCRGDAIEVSSYGVREGFLLTEVLKRRSVTV; encoded by the coding sequence ATGTACGCTATTATCGACATCGGCTCCAATACCATCCGCCTGAATGTCTATCAGGTGGAGGAGGACGGAGCTATCCACAGCATTTTTCAAAGCAAGGAGACGGCCGGCCTGGCCGGCTATGTTCGGGAGGACGGCTCCATGAGCCGGGAGGGCCTCGACCGGGCCGCAGATGCCCTGCTCCGCTTCCGGTCCATCCTGGATGCCCTCCACATTGAGAACCGGGCGGTCTTCGCCACCGCCTCTCTGCGCAACATTACCAACAGCGAGGAGGCGGTCTTCCAGCTCCAGGAGCGCACCGGACTGATGATCCGCCTCCTCTCCGGCCGGGAGGAGGCCATCCTGGACTATGTGGGAGCCACCTCCGGCATGGAGGAGCGGGAGCAGGGCATGGTGCTGGACATCGGCGGCGGCTCCACCGAGTGGGTCTGCTTCTCTCAGGGCAGGATACGCCACGCCGCCTCCATCCCCCTGGGCTCCCTGAACCTGTATAACCGCTGTGTGGAGACCCTGCTCCCCTCCCCCAAAGAACAGGCCAAGATCCGCAAGCAGGTGAAAAAGGCGCTGGACGGCGCCCCCCTGCCCGACTTTCCCTGTCCGGTGATCTGTGGGGTGGGCGGCACCATCCGCGGGGCCGGGAAGCTGTGCAACTACCTCTACAAGCTGCCCGCCGGCAACCGCACCATCACCCTGAACATGGTGGACGGCCTCCTGGAGCGCTTCTCCGCTCCCGCTAAGGCGGACCTCCAGATCCTGCTGAAGATCGTCCCCGAGCGGGTCCACACCCTGCTCCCTGGGCTGGTCATCCTCTCCACCCTGGCCCATCGGTGCCGGGGCGACGCCATTGAGGTCAGCAGCTACGGCGTCCGGGAGGGCTTCCTGCTCACCGAGGTATTGAAACGAAGGAGCGTGACTGTCTGA
- a CDS encoding threonine aldolase, with protein MLSFVNDYSEGAHEQVLRRLAETNREQHPGYGTDPYCARAKEKIRRACGCPEGDVFFLVGGTQTNQAVISALLAPWEGVIAPATGHICTHEAGAIEATGHKVLELPQREGKLSAAELRTYLEGFYGDENHEHMVFPGMVYLSWPTELGTLYTRAELGEIHKVCRQYKIPLYLDGARMGYGLASRGSGMTLADLAASCDVFYIGGTKVGALFGEAVVFPRHNAPGRFMTAVKQRGALLAKGWLLGVQFDALFTDGLYQKLGKNAIETAERLREGFREKGFSFYLDTPTNQIFLVVDRAQREDLARKAAFSFWEQLDEERTVIRFVTSWATRMEDVEELIRRL; from the coding sequence ATGCTGTCTTTTGTCAACGACTACTCTGAGGGGGCCCACGAGCAGGTGCTCCGGCGGCTGGCGGAGACCAATCGGGAGCAGCATCCCGGATATGGGACCGATCCATACTGCGCCCGGGCAAAGGAGAAGATCCGGCGGGCCTGCGGCTGCCCGGAGGGGGACGTCTTTTTCCTGGTGGGCGGGACCCAGACCAATCAGGCGGTGATCTCCGCCCTGCTGGCCCCCTGGGAGGGGGTGATCGCCCCCGCCACGGGACACATCTGTACCCATGAGGCGGGAGCCATCGAGGCAACCGGGCACAAGGTGCTGGAGCTGCCCCAGCGGGAGGGGAAGCTGTCAGCGGCGGAGCTGCGGACCTATCTGGAGGGCTTTTACGGGGACGAGAACCACGAACACATGGTATTTCCGGGCATGGTGTACCTGTCCTGGCCCACTGAGCTGGGCACCCTCTATACCCGGGCGGAGCTGGGGGAGATCCACAAGGTGTGCCGGCAATACAAGATACCGCTGTACCTGGACGGCGCCCGGATGGGCTATGGGCTGGCCAGCCGGGGGAGCGGCATGACCCTGGCGGACCTGGCGGCCAGCTGCGACGTGTTCTACATCGGGGGGACCAAGGTGGGGGCCCTGTTCGGAGAGGCGGTGGTCTTCCCCCGGCACAACGCCCCCGGGCGCTTTATGACCGCCGTGAAGCAGCGGGGCGCCCTGCTGGCCAAGGGCTGGCTGCTGGGGGTGCAGTTCGACGCCCTGTTCACCGATGGACTCTACCAGAAGCTGGGCAAAAATGCCATCGAGACGGCGGAGCGGCTGAGAGAGGGATTCCGGGAAAAGGGGTTCTCCTTCTATTTGGACACCCCCACCAACCAGATATTCCTGGTGGTGGACCGGGCCCAGCGGGAGGACCTGGCCCGGAAGGCCGCATTCAGCTTCTGGGAGCAGCTGGACGAGGAGCGGACGGTGATCCGCTTCGTCACCAGCTGGGCCACCCGGATGGAGGACGTGGAGGAGTTGATCCGCCGGCTGTGA